A stretch of Malus sylvestris chromosome 11, drMalSylv7.2, whole genome shotgun sequence DNA encodes these proteins:
- the LOC126589646 gene encoding uncharacterized protein LOC126589646, protein MYEGAKIAVRTHEGQTESFPITVGLQQGSSLSPYLFALVMDELTGHIQDDIPWCMLFADNIVLINETQEGVNAKLNLWREVLESKGLRLSRSKTEYMECKFSANGGQNELGVRIGDQEIPKSDRFRYLGSILQKNGELDVDLNHRIQAGCMKWNSASDVLCDRRMPLKLKGKFYRTAIRPAMLYGTECWAVKHQHVHKMGVVEMRMLRWMCGHTRKDKIRNGDIRGKVRVAEIEGNMRENRLRWFGHVQRRPTDAPV, encoded by the exons atgtatgaaggagcaaagattgccgtaagaactcatgaaggacaaaccgaaagcttccccataactgtaggattacaacaaggctcatccttaagtccttacctttttgcgttggtaatggatgagttaacaggacatattcaagatgatattccttggtgtatgctctTCGCAGACAATAtagtgttgataaatgaaactcaggaaggggtaaatgcgaagcttaacctttggagagaagtgttggaatctaaaggtcttcgcctaagccgatcaaagacagaatatatggagtgcaagttcagtgcaaatggaggccaaaatgagttaggggtgaggatcggagatcaggaaataccaaaaagtgaccgttttcgctacctaggatctatcttgcaaaagaacggagaattagatgtagatctcaaccatagaatacaagctggatgcaTGAAGTGGAATAGTGCATCCGACGtattgtgtgaccgccgtatgccattgaagctcaagggaaaattttataggacggcaataaggccagcgatgctgtatggcacagaatgttgggcggtaaagcatcaacacgtacacaaaatgggtgtagtggagatgaggatgcttcgttggatgtgtgggcacacgagaaaggataagattaggaatggggatatccgag gtaaagtaagagtagccgaaattgaaggaaatatgagagaaaatcggttacggtggtttggacatgtgcaaagaaggcctactgatgctccggtttga